In the bacterium genome, TCTTCTCTGGGGTGAAGGGGGCTGTTGAGGCAGCAACGAAGAAGATCGCTGAAGAACTCAAGCTCCCCAAGGGCAAAGCGTAAGGCTAGCTCGATGAGTTCGCATGCGCCGATAAGTTTGCGAGTCACCATCCCGGTCTGTGGCTTCCGTAAGGGATACGCGAGGGAGTTTCTTGAAACCGAGGAGGTGCCGCCGCCCTCAACGGTGTACGGCTTCCTCCTCTCTCTGGTTGGAGAGGAGGACCGTCGCGCGTATCTCGGCACACAATTGGCCTGCGCTATCGTACAGGCGCCGCAGGTATCGACGGTCCTGCGTACCGTTTGGCGAGTAAAGTCCCTCAAAGACAAAGCGGGTAATCCGCAGTTGCCCGGAGTTGGCTCGAACCGACGTCCCGATTTTCAGGAGATCTTGACGGGTCTAGAGCTTGTCATCTGGGTGCTGGATGGGCCACTGGCCGATCGGCTGAGACGCGCATCTTCGTCTCCGGCGGATATCGAACGCTTTGGGGGCTTGAGCCTGGGTGAGAGCCGAGACCTAGTGAATGACATCTGGTGGGCTTCGGATCTGACAGGGATC is a window encoding:
- the cas5 gene encoding type I-MYXAN CRISPR-associated protein Cas5/Cmx5/DevS; its protein translation is MSSHAPISLRVTIPVCGFRKGYAREFLETEEVPPPSTVYGFLLSLVGEEDRRAYLGTQLACAIVQAPQVSTVLRTVWRVKSLKDKAGNPQLPGVGSNRRPDFQEILTGLELVIWVLDGPLADRLRRASSSPADIERFGGLSLGESRDLVNDIWWASDLTGIKCQWVTRDPQGDLPLPVWVDHVGSIGTIWAQFTLVAGMAIAPREGAPQWITIREG